Below is a genomic region from Myxococcus fulvus.
AAGCTCAGCCGCTGGGCCACCGAGGGCTACGTCGTCATGGCGGACGCCATCCGGGTGCGATGACGTGACGAGGCAAGGCCGAGAACGGATGCCGCGTTCCTGGCCGTGGCGAGCGCGGTGGAGTCTCACCGCGCTCGCAGTGCTCGGCGTCGGATGTTCCGGCCGGTGTGGCGGGACGTCGGGCGCCGGGCCGCTGTCGAAGGAGGAGGCGCGCGCCATCCCCGGCGCGGTGGTCTTCCTGTCGGAGCGGACGGGTCAGAAGGACGTGTGGCAGGTGAGCCCTGACGGGACGGAGACGCAAATCACCCAGGGCCCCGAGGACGAGTACCCAGGTCCCGTGGCGCCGGATGGGAAGTCCCTGCTCGTGGTGGCGGTGCGGGAGCAGGGCGGGATGCAGTACCAGCAACTGCGCCTCCAGCCCCTGGCGGGAGGAGACGCGCTGCCGCTGCATGCGCCGAGAGCGCGCGCACGCAACGCGAGCTGGGCACCGGACGGCTCGTGGCTGGTGGCCGAGTCGGATGCACAGGGCTTCAGTGATTTGGTGCGGCTGGAGCCGCGCGAGGGTGTGCAGGAGGTGCGGCTGACGCAGGTGAAGGAAGGGTGCTTCGAGCCCGCCATCTCCCCGGACGGGCAGGAGGTGGCCTTCGTGTGCAGCCGCGAGGGCGACCCGGAAATCTACGTGACG
It encodes:
- a CDS encoding TolB family protein, which translates into the protein MPRSWPWRARWSLTALAVLGVGCSGRCGGTSGAGPLSKEEARAIPGAVVFLSERTGQKDVWQVSPDGTETQITQGPEDEYPGPVAPDGKSLLVVAVREQGGMQYQQLRLQPLAGGDALPLHAPRARARNASWAPDGSWLVAESDAQGFSDLVRLEPREGVQEVRLTQVKEGCFEPAISPDGQEVAFVCSREGDPEIYVTKADGTAERRLTAFHREDRSPGWSPDGKWLVFISDRENRERLYLVRPDGSELRAVSGEHFSGDEREPAFSPDGQMLVYVSRASDGKSRMWRVPVAGGVPVALTDGQRRDDMPAWSPDGKYLAFVSEREGNTDVYLMRADGSGQTRLTTAQAPDWLPRWVARR